Proteins encoded together in one Formosa sp. Hel3_A1_48 window:
- the arsM gene encoding arsenosugar biosynthesis arsenite methyltransferase ArsM, producing MSYLETTHNVYKAAALKPDVGLCCTTNPIWELPGLKIPKIMQEMNYGCGSTVHARDLTNNPKILYVGVGGGMELLQFAYFSRQKNGVIGVDVVDEMLEASAQNFTEAEALNPWFKKDFVRLEKGNALELPVDSNSIDVAAQNCLFNIFKTEELKKAIAEMFRVLKPHGRLVMSDPTCEQPMSDELRENEQLRALCLSGSIPINDYVRMLTDAGFGTIEIRARKPYRILDPKHYNTDEIIYIESIEVAAIKDPMPSDGPCVFTGKAAIYFGSDDYFDDKAGHILLKNQPLAICDKTAKALKKLNQKDIFISKSTFHYDGGGCC from the coding sequence ATGAGCTACTTAGAAACTACACACAATGTTTATAAAGCCGCAGCACTGAAGCCAGATGTTGGCCTGTGTTGTACAACCAATCCGATTTGGGAATTACCGGGTCTGAAGATTCCCAAAATCATGCAAGAAATGAACTATGGCTGTGGAAGTACAGTTCATGCGCGGGATTTGACCAATAACCCAAAAATTTTGTACGTTGGTGTGGGTGGAGGTATGGAACTTTTGCAGTTTGCTTATTTCAGTAGGCAAAAAAATGGCGTTATTGGCGTTGATGTTGTTGATGAAATGCTTGAAGCCTCGGCACAAAACTTCACTGAAGCAGAAGCCCTCAATCCATGGTTTAAAAAAGATTTTGTGCGCCTTGAAAAAGGAAATGCACTAGAACTTCCCGTGGACAGTAACAGTATTGATGTTGCGGCGCAAAACTGTCTGTTCAATATCTTTAAAACTGAAGAATTGAAAAAAGCGATTGCAGAAATGTTTCGGGTTCTTAAACCTCATGGCCGCTTGGTCATGAGCGATCCAACCTGCGAACAACCCATGAGCGATGAACTTCGCGAAAACGAACAACTACGTGCATTATGCCTAAGTGGTAGTATTCCCATTAATGATTATGTACGCATGCTCACCGACGCAGGGTTTGGTACAATTGAAATAAGAGCACGAAAACCCTATCGGATATTAGACCCAAAACACTATAATACCGACGAAATTATTTATATAGAGTCTATTGAAGTTGCAGCTATAAAAGACCCCATGCCTAGCGATGGGCCATGCGTCTTTACTGGCAAAGCTGCTATTTATTTTGGGAGCGATGATTATTTCGACGATAAAGCAGGTCATATACTCCTCAAAAATCAACCTTTGGCTATTTGTGATAAAACTGCTAAAGCGCTCAAAAAATTAAACCAGAAAGATATTTTTATAAGTAAATCAACCTTTCACTACGACGGTGGTGGGTGTTGCTAA
- a CDS encoding purine-nucleoside phosphorylase, with amino-acid sequence MVKLINETVTYLKDKGFESPEIGIILGTGLGQLIKEVEIISEVSYNHIPNFPTATVEFHKGKLIFGKIEGKTTIVMQGRFHLYEGYSLQDVTYPVRIMKALGVAKLLVSNASGAINLNFKKSELMLVDDHINLQGGSPLAFKGVELLGERFVDMSAPYDQKMNERLKSIAQKEGIKLHSGVYTSVYGPQLETRAEYRMLKLIGTDAVGMSTVPEVIVANHLGIKVVAVSVITDECDPNHLRPVDIQDIMDMAALAEPKMIILFKELIKTL; translated from the coding sequence ATGGTTAAACTCATCAACGAAACGGTTACTTACCTAAAAGATAAAGGATTCGAATCTCCTGAAATTGGGATTATACTTGGTACTGGCCTTGGTCAACTCATCAAGGAGGTCGAGATCATAAGCGAAGTCAGCTACAACCACATTCCTAACTTTCCTACAGCAACAGTAGAATTTCATAAAGGCAAACTCATTTTTGGAAAAATTGAAGGCAAAACAACAATCGTGATGCAAGGGCGCTTCCATTTATATGAAGGCTACTCTTTGCAAGATGTTACCTATCCTGTACGCATCATGAAAGCACTTGGTGTGGCAAAGCTTTTGGTTTCAAATGCCTCTGGTGCCATCAATCTTAATTTTAAAAAAAGTGAGCTTATGCTCGTTGATGACCACATAAATTTACAAGGGGGCTCTCCCCTAGCCTTCAAAGGTGTTGAACTACTCGGTGAACGCTTTGTTGACATGAGTGCACCTTATGATCAAAAAATGAATGAGCGCTTAAAATCTATAGCTCAAAAAGAAGGAATTAAGCTGCACAGTGGTGTGTATACTAGTGTCTATGGCCCCCAACTCGAAACACGTGCAGAATACAGAATGTTGAAACTCATTGGTACGGATGCTGTGGGGATGAGCACAGTTCCCGAAGTCATTGTTGCCAATCATTTAGGCATTAAAGTTGTTGCTGTTTCAGTAATTACTGATGAATGCGATCCAAATCATCTCAGGCCAGTAGACATTCAAGATATTATGGATATGGCTGCTTTGGCTGAGCCCAAAATGATTATTTTATTTAAAGAACTAATTAAAACACTCTAA
- a CDS encoding TIGR04283 family arsenosugar biosynthesis glycosyltransferase, whose protein sequence is MNSLSVIIPVFNEAQNIKRLLDYLIENKHDDVPTEVIVVDGGSRDGSVEIVSEIASKNKDIHILKSEKGRAKQMNMGAKKAKYKILYFLHADTFPPKNYNKIISKHIGNGASSGCFKMKFDSQHWWLVFSGWLTHFNLKICRGGDQSLFVTKEVFNQLNGYDESYLIYEDNDFIAKLYKHHKFIVLPHWVTSSARRYKSNGVWQLQYHFLIIHLKWYFGASAKQLENYYIKHIK, encoded by the coding sequence ATGAATAGTCTTAGTGTCATAATTCCTGTCTTTAACGAAGCACAAAACATAAAGCGGCTTCTAGATTATTTGATTGAAAATAAACACGATGATGTTCCTACAGAGGTGATTGTCGTAGATGGCGGCAGCAGGGATGGATCTGTAGAGATTGTATCCGAAATTGCTTCAAAAAACAAAGACATACACATTTTAAAGTCCGAAAAAGGCCGTGCTAAGCAAATGAATATGGGGGCAAAAAAAGCAAAATACAAGATTTTATATTTTCTTCACGCCGATACCTTTCCGCCCAAAAATTACAATAAAATTATAAGCAAACACATTGGAAATGGAGCAAGTTCAGGGTGTTTTAAAATGAAATTTGATTCCCAGCATTGGTGGCTTGTATTTTCTGGATGGCTCACACATTTTAATTTAAAAATTTGCCGTGGAGGTGACCAAAGTCTATTTGTAACTAAGGAAGTGTTTAATCAACTCAATGGTTATGACGAAAGCTATCTAATTTATGAAGACAATGATTTTATAGCTAAGTTATACAAACATCATAAGTTTATTGTTTTGCCGCATTGGGTAACAAGCTCTGCCCGGCGGTACAAATCCAACGGGGTATGGCAACTCCAATATCACTTTTTAATAATCCACCTGAAATGGTATTTTGGCGCATCAGCAAAACAACTTGAAAACTATTATATCAAACATATTAAGTAA
- a CDS encoding rhodanese-like domain-containing protein, with protein sequence MKILILFFMTLSWSTYGQKSIDELMAGYNFKAPFISAKSLYKVQTTSVVLDAREKQEYQVSKIENALHIGYKNFDLNELRDLISDKNTTLIVYCSVGVRSGKIAEQLIAYGYTSVYNLYGGIFDWVNKGYPVYDDNKKTTEKVHVFSKKWGVYLSKGKKVYE encoded by the coding sequence ATGAAAATCCTAATTTTATTCTTTATGACATTAAGCTGGAGTACTTATGGACAAAAAAGCATTGATGAACTCATGGCTGGTTACAACTTTAAAGCCCCGTTTATCTCTGCCAAATCCTTGTACAAAGTTCAAACGACTAGCGTAGTTTTGGATGCAAGGGAAAAACAGGAGTACCAAGTAAGCAAAATTGAAAATGCATTGCATATTGGATATAAGAATTTTGATTTAAACGAGCTGAGGGATCTAATATCAGATAAAAACACAACCCTAATTGTATATTGCTCTGTTGGGGTTCGATCAGGAAAAATAGCAGAACAACTAATCGCATACGGCTACACTTCAGTATATAACTTATATGGTGGTATTTTCGACTGGGTAAACAAAGGGTATCCAGTCTATGACGATAATAAAAAGACAACAGAAAAAGTGCATGTCTTTTCAAAAAAATGGGGTGTATACCTCTCGAAAGGAAAAAAAGTTTATGAGTAA
- a CDS encoding DUF547 domain-containing protein — MKFSIVFFIYINVLFGFSQNINHQQWTSLLKKHVSPNGAVDYKAFQKDHKALNDYINFLSLNAPSKLWSKTEILAYWINAYNALTVQLIIEVYPLKSIKNIWRPWSKKLIVVEGKKLSLDTIEHEILRKMNEPRIHFAIVCASKSCPKLQNSAFEASNLDLVLENATKEFMNDQEKNSISKKVVNLSKIFKWFAADFPKNKAFIKFLNRYSTTKIDLDAKINFLNYDWSLNE, encoded by the coding sequence ATGAAATTTAGTATTGTCTTTTTTATCTACATAAATGTCTTGTTTGGATTTTCACAAAACATAAACCACCAGCAGTGGACTTCTCTGCTCAAGAAACACGTTTCTCCAAATGGAGCTGTAGATTATAAAGCCTTTCAAAAAGACCACAAAGCACTTAATGATTATATCAACTTTTTAAGTCTAAATGCCCCTAGTAAATTATGGAGTAAAACTGAAATTTTAGCCTATTGGATAAATGCATATAATGCCCTTACAGTACAACTTATCATTGAAGTATATCCGCTGAAAAGCATAAAAAACATTTGGCGGCCTTGGTCTAAAAAATTGATTGTGGTTGAGGGCAAAAAACTGTCTTTAGACACAATCGAACATGAAATATTGCGCAAAATGAACGAACCCCGAATCCACTTTGCAATTGTATGTGCATCAAAATCCTGTCCCAAACTACAAAACAGCGCATTTGAAGCTTCAAATTTAGATCTTGTGCTTGAGAACGCAACAAAGGAATTTATGAATGATCAAGAAAAAAACAGCATCAGCAAAAAAGTGGTAAACCTGTCAAAGATTTTTAAATGGTTTGCTGCAGATTTTCCAAAAAACAAAGCGTTTATAAAATTCTTAAACCGCTACAGTACAACTAAAATAGATTTGGATGCCAAAATCAATTTTTTAAACTACGACTGGTCCCTAAATGAATAG
- the arsS gene encoding arsenosugar biosynthesis radical SAM (seleno)protein ArsS (Some members of this family are selenoproteins.) codes for MLKKSLKQRQNELANTERQLEILSNGIFDNNELPTFVESLKTVNEFPLQPNTIEILQINLGYMCNQVCAHCHVDAGPDRKEIMSKATMMQCLDVLKKSNVHTLDLTGGAPEMNPNFRWFVEEASKIGVNDFIVRSNLTIIMANKNYNDLPAFFKKHNIHVVSSMPHWTKDKTDKQRGDGVFNKSIEALKKLNSAGYGQSDSKLKLDLVYNPSGAFLPADQKSLELEFKKELQDEFGIKFNTLFAITNLPISRFLDYLLASENYEDYMHTLVEAFNPSAVQNVMCKNTISVSWDGYLYDCDFNQMLNLKLKGAVVHIKDFDEALLNKRNIQISQHCYGCTAGAGSSCQGSVTN; via the coding sequence ATGTTGAAAAAATCGTTGAAACAGCGGCAAAACGAACTGGCAAATACAGAACGACAGTTGGAAATTTTATCCAATGGAATCTTTGACAACAACGAACTACCAACATTTGTTGAATCCCTAAAAACTGTAAATGAATTTCCTCTGCAGCCCAATACCATTGAAATTTTACAAATCAACCTAGGCTATATGTGCAACCAGGTCTGTGCGCATTGTCATGTTGATGCCGGACCGGATCGAAAAGAAATCATGTCCAAAGCCACCATGATGCAATGTCTAGATGTACTGAAAAAATCGAATGTACACACCTTAGACCTTACTGGAGGTGCACCTGAAATGAATCCAAATTTTAGATGGTTCGTTGAAGAAGCTAGTAAAATAGGAGTGAACGACTTTATTGTGCGCTCAAACCTAACCATCATTATGGCCAATAAAAATTATAACGATTTACCAGCATTTTTTAAAAAACACAATATTCACGTGGTCTCATCTATGCCGCACTGGACCAAAGACAAAACAGATAAGCAAAGGGGGGATGGTGTTTTCAACAAATCTATTGAAGCCTTAAAAAAACTCAATAGTGCTGGTTATGGTCAAAGCGATTCGAAACTAAAATTAGACCTTGTCTACAACCCATCGGGCGCATTTTTACCTGCAGATCAGAAAAGCTTGGAGCTTGAGTTTAAAAAAGAACTTCAAGACGAATTTGGCATAAAATTCAATACCCTTTTTGCGATTACAAATTTGCCTATTAGCCGCTTCTTAGATTACCTTTTGGCGTCAGAGAATTATGAAGACTACATGCATACACTAGTAGAGGCCTTCAACCCCAGTGCTGTACAAAATGTGATGTGCAAAAATACAATATCTGTAAGCTGGGATGGGTATTTGTATGATTGTGACTTTAATCAGATGCTAAATTTGAAACTTAAGGGGGCTGTAGTGCATATTAAAGATTTTGATGAGGCCCTGTTGAATAAACGCAATATTCAAATTTCGCAACACTGCTACGGCTGTACTGCAGGAGCTGGAAGTAGTTGCCAAGGCAGTGTGACTAATTAA
- a CDS encoding TIGR04282 family arsenosugar biosynthesis glycosyltransferase, producing the protein MSNQLIIIFVRNPELGRVKTRLAKAIGDEAALETYKILTKHTAKIAAKSTADKIVFYSQYVEDKDPWTLLECKKKKQAEGDLGDKMSAAFEQAFSLGYKQVVIVGSDVYSLKTEHITTAFAQLSKKDVVIGPAEDGGYYLLGLNFMIPELFKHKKWGSSTVLENSLKDLKKFNISLLEPLNDIDHFEDLKKEPQLLKQLNIYG; encoded by the coding sequence ATGAGTAATCAACTGATTATTATATTTGTACGCAATCCAGAGTTGGGACGCGTAAAAACGCGATTAGCCAAAGCTATTGGCGATGAAGCAGCACTCGAGACTTATAAAATCTTAACAAAACACACCGCAAAAATTGCCGCAAAAAGCACAGCAGACAAAATTGTATTTTATTCTCAATATGTTGAAGACAAAGACCCCTGGACATTACTAGAGTGCAAGAAAAAAAAGCAAGCAGAAGGCGACTTGGGTGATAAAATGTCCGCTGCTTTTGAACAAGCATTCAGCTTGGGTTACAAACAGGTAGTCATTGTCGGAAGTGACGTTTACAGTCTAAAAACAGAACACATCACAACTGCTTTTGCTCAACTCTCAAAAAAAGATGTAGTTATTGGACCGGCTGAGGACGGAGGGTATTATTTATTGGGCCTAAATTTTATGATTCCAGAACTATTTAAACACAAAAAATGGGGCAGCAGTACGGTTTTAGAAAACAGTTTAAAGGATTTAAAAAAATTCAACATCAGCTTGCTAGAACCGCTCAACGATATTGATCATTTTGAAGATCTCAAAAAAGAACCTCAACTTCTAAAACAATTAAATATTTATGGTTAA
- a CDS encoding arsenosugar biosynthesis-associated peroxidase-like protein yields the protein MNKTYYDPADLKKFKNISQWNEELGQKFFDYYGKVFEEGALSAREKSLIALAVAHVVKCPYCIDAYTKDGLERGITKEEMMEAVHAGAAIESGATLVHGVQMMNKYNKLSM from the coding sequence ATGAACAAAACCTATTATGACCCAGCAGACCTAAAAAAATTTAAAAACATCTCCCAATGGAACGAAGAACTCGGCCAAAAGTTTTTTGACTATTATGGAAAAGTATTTGAAGAAGGTGCACTAAGTGCACGTGAAAAATCCCTTATTGCCTTAGCAGTAGCACATGTTGTGAAATGCCCATATTGTATCGATGCCTATACTAAAGACGGTTTAGAGCGCGGAATCACAAAAGAAGAAATGATGGAAGCTGTACATGCAGGTGCTGCTATAGAAAGTGGCGCAACACTTGTTCACGGGGTGCAAATGATGAATAAGTACAATAAACTTTCTATGTAG